A stretch of DNA from Roseovarius faecimaris:
TCGACCGCCGACATGGTGCCGTAGGGGATGACAAGCGCGCCGGGCTTGATCCACTCGGTCTTGAACAGCGGCGTGGGCTGACTGAGGCGGCTGGCCTCGACCATGATATCCGCGCCTTCGAGGCAGCTTTGCCAGTTGTCCGTCACGATGATCTTGCGGCCCAGATCGGCCTCAAGCTGGGCGGCAAAGGCCTCGCGACTTTCGGGGCGGCGGGAATGTACGCGGACCTCGTCAAAGTCGAAGAGATGGCACAGGAGCCGCACATTCCAATAGGCGGTGCCGCGCGCACCGATGTGGCCCAGGACCTTCGGCTTGTCTGGCGCGAGATATTTGGCCCCCAAAGCGGTGACCGCCCCGGTCCGCATCTCGGTGATCCCGGTCGCGTCAACGATGGCCTTGGGCGCGCCCATGCGCGGATCAAAGAGGGTCAGCAGGCCGTATTCGCTGGGCCGGTCCTGTGTGTAATTGTCCACGAAATCGCCGACGACCTTGGTGCCTGCGCTGTCGATCTCGCCGCCGATCCAGCCACGCAGCACGTTGAAATGCCCCTCGACCCCGGCGCGGGGGCGGATATGCATGCGGGGCTCGATCGAGGTGTCGCCCGCGCCCTGCATCCTGAGACCATCCTCGACCGCGCTGAGGATTTCGGCATCGGTCAGGTGCAGCGCCTCCACATCGAAGCGGTTGAGATAGTCCAGATAGACGGGCGGGGTGTTGGTGGGAGGCTGCGACATGGGGCACCTATGTGGCTGTCTTATGTCTGGACATAAGCATGGAACACAGTTTGCGGCAATGGTTCTGGCGATAGAGAATTTTCTGCGAAAATTCTGGGTCAGAACACGACTGACGGCAACCAGGTGGCCAGTGCCGGGACGGCCCAAATCGTGGCGATTCCGAGTATTTGGAGAACAATGAAAGGTGCGACGCCGCGATAGATCATGCCGGTGGTCACGCTGTCGGGGGCGGCCCCACGCAGATAGAAAAGCGAAAAGCCGAAAGGCGGCGTGAGGAAAGAGGTTTGCAGGTTGATCGCGATGAGGATGGCGAGCCAGACCGGGTCATGCCCCATGAGGATGAGGATCGGGGCCAGAAGCGGCAGCAGGATCACCGTGATCTCGACGAAATCGAGGAAGAAGCCCAGCACGAAGATCAGAGCCATGGAGAAGATCAGAGCGCCGGTGGCTCCACCGGGCATCTGTTCGAGAATATGCGCCACGCGGTCCTCACCCCCCAGTCCCACGAAGACGAGAGAGAAGACGGAGGCCATCAGGATGGTGGCAAAGATCATCGAGCTGACTGTCATGGTGGTGGTGACGGCGCTTGCAAGGATCTTCTCGGTATGGAGCTTTCGCAGCGAGGCGAGGATTGCCGTGAATCCCAGCAGGGCGAGCGCGCCGTAAAGCAGGCCGAGAGCAAGCGCGCCCGCACCGGCATCCGAACGTTGCAGGCGCACGGGGGCGAGGCCGGCTGCGACCGCGAGCACAAGCAAGGCGGCGGCTCCGGCTAGGATGAGTTTCTTGTTCACCCCTTGCCGTGCCCCTGCCATGAGAATGGCCCCGATGGCCCCTACGCTGGCGGCTTCGGTCGGCGTGGCGATACCGCCCAGGATCGCGCCCAGAACGGCGATGATCAGCACCACGGGAGGCACGATGGCCCCGGCCACCTCGGCCCAGTGCGGGCGGCCCTCGGGGGTGGGGGCGGGCGGCATGTCCTGCGGGCGGACAAGGCCCCGGCCCAGCACATAGAGGATGTAGATGGCCACGAGGGTGAGCCCCGGGATCAGCGCACCGGCGAAAATTTGGCCGACAGAGATGGTTTCAACCGAGAACTTGCCTTGCTCATACTGCGCCTGTTGATAGGCCGAGGACATGACATCCGACAGGATGATGAGGAGCGTCGAGGGCGGGATGATCTGCCCGAGCGTACCGGCTGTGCAGACCAGCCCGGAGGCCAGGCGCGGGTCATAGTCCGTGCGCAGCATGGTGGGCAGGGCGATGAGGCCCATGGCGATCACCGTCGCCCCGACGATGCCGGTGGAGGCCGCGAGCAGGGCGCCCACGAGGATCACCGAAATCCCGAGCCCGCCGCGCAGCTGACCAAAGAGGCGGCCCATCGTATCCAGCAGGTCTTCGGCGATATGCGACCGCTCCAGAATCACGCCCATGGTGACAAAGAGCGGAATGGCAATCAGCACGTCATTGGTGAGCACGCCAAACACCCGTTGGCCCAAAGCGCCCAGCAGGCCGATCTGCATGGCACCGGTAGCCCAACCAAGATAGGCAAAAGCAATGGCCGTCCCGGCAATGGCAAAGCTCACCGGGAAGCCAAGCAGGATCGCCCCCATCAGCGCAGCAAACATAAGCAGGTCGAGATATTCTGCGATCATGTGCGGAGCCTGACGATATTGCGCATCAGACACGCCAGCGACTGGATGAGAAGCAGAATACAAAAGGCCGGGATCAGCGTCTTGAGCAGGAAGACCGCCGGGATGCCGCCGACCGAGATCGCGCCCTCATAGATCGCCCAGGCATTGCGAACGGACGGAAAGGACCAGTAGAGCAACGCCAGCATCGACGGGATCAGCAGGACGATATGGCCAAACACATCAATCCGCGCCTGACCGCGCGGGCTGGCTTTGGCCTGAAAGATATCAACGCGCACATGGTCATCGACCAGAAGCGTATAGCCTGCCCCCAGCATGAAGAGCGTGGCATGCATGTAAAGCACGCTTTCGTTCAGCGCGATGAAGCTGATGCCATAGACATAGCGCAGCACAACGATGCCGAATTGCACCAGCACCATCGCAATGGCGAGCCAGCGCACGATGCGGCCCACCATGCGATTGATAGTGTCGAGGTGATCCGCCAGTCGTTCCATGCCCCAGCCCCGTTTGAAGCGGTCCGGCAAAGCTGCCGGACCACCCTTGTCTTGATCAGTACCCCAGCACTTTCGCACGGGCGTTCATCTGGCCGTTATCCGCATAGACCATGTAGCGACCGATGCTTTCGCGATAGGCCACGAAGCTTTCCGCGATGCGCTGAACCAGTTCATCCTCGTCGTCGCGCAGTTTACCGATCACCGTATCGGCGGCCTTGCCCATCTCCATCACGATGCTTTCCGGCAGTTCGCGGACCATCACGCCTTCTTCGGCAACAAGCTTTTCAAGCGCGCGGGCATGCTTGGTCTCGTACTCGGTCCAGACGTCGTTGTAGAGGCTGGAACAGGCCGTCGCGACCACCAGCTTGAGGTCATCGGAGAGCGCGTCATAGGCAGCCGCGTTTACACCGCATTCCTCGGCCGAGGACGGCTCACCGATGCCGGGCCAGTAGTAGTTCTTGGCGATCTGGTGATAGCCGAGCGCCGAGTCTGTCCACGGCCCGATGAATTCGCCGGCATCGAGCGCACCGGACTGCAGCGCCTGGAACATCGCAGGGCCAGACATCGCCTGTACCGCCATGCCGATTTCGGCACACATTTCCGAAGCTAGGCCGGTGGAGCGATATTTCATGCCCTTCAGATCATCCACGGAATTGATCTCATCCCGGAACCAGCCGAACCACTGCGGGCCGGAATTGCCGCAGAGGAAGGGCTTGATGCCGAAGCGGCCATACATCTCATCGTAAAGCGCCTGACCGCCGCCTTGGACCATCCAGCCCACTTGTTCATCCGCGCGCAGGCCGAAAGGCTGCGAGCCGAAGAGCAGGATACCCTTGGATTTGGAGCCCCAATAGGCGGGCACCGCGTGATAAAGATGCGCCGTGCCTTCGGAAACGGCATCAAACACACCGCGACCCGGCACGATTTCACCGGCAGCGTGCAGTTTCACTTCAAGCCGCCCGCCTGACAGCGTGGTGATTCTGTCAGCCAGTGTCTGAGCGGCCACCCCCGGCCCGGGCAGGTTCTTGGGCCAGGCGGTGACCATGGTCCATTGGGTGATGTCCTGGGCAATTGCCGGGCTGGCCAGCGCCGCCCCTGCCGTGCCGATGGCCCCGGCCTTGATAAAGTCACGTCGTTTCATCCGTTATCCTCCGTGTTGAAAATCATTCAGCTCTTGCCTTCCAGCCCGTCTGCCTCTGCTTGGCTGGCACCGGGGATGCGCATCTCAAACACCTCGCGCACCACGGTGTAGTCATAATATCCCATTCTTGCGATGGGCTGGATTTTCGCAATGTCCATCTTGCCGTCGGGCTGGATCATTGCGTCATCCACCCGGATCCGTTCGACCCGGCCATAGACCACATCGACAAACCCGCCGGGCGTGTCCTCGGGAAGCCGATGCGTGGCGATGTGGCGGCACTCGAACTGCGCCGGGCTTTCGGCCACATAAGCGCCCGGCGCCTCGGTGCAGGCGGCCTTGGTCACGCCCGCCCGCTCGAACTCATCCACGTCGCTGGTAACGGCCATGGCGCTGATATTCACTGCTTCGCGCAGGTCCCAGGTGGCCATGTTCCAGACGAACCAGCCGGTTTCCTCGGCATTGACCACCGTGTCCTTGCGTCGCCCGTCGGCGTGCTGATTGGCGGCAAACATCACCATCGGCGGATCGTAGGTCAGGTTCTGCCACTGGCTGTAGGGGGCGAGGTTGTGAACCCCGTCCTTGCTGATCGTCGACAGCCAGCCAATCGGCCGCGGCACGGTGCAGCTCTTGAACGGCGAAAAGGGCAGGGGGCAGGGCTCATGCCCCGGTGCGTATTCCATCTGGTTTCCTGTCTCAGCGTAAACTCAAATCTTCATCCCGTAGGGTGCGTGATTTCACGCACCAATCACCCCAAAATTCCCGGCAAGTTCAGCCCATGCTCGCGGGCGCAGTCAATCGCGATGTCATAGCCCGCATCCGCATGGCGCATCACGCCTGTGGCCGGATCGTTCCAGAGCACCCGCTCCAGCCGCCGGTCCGCGTCCTCGCTGCCATCGCAGCAGATCACCATGCCCGAATGCTGCGAGAAGCCCATGCCAACCCCGCCGCCATGATGCAGGCTCACCCATGTCGCACCTGACGCTGTGTTCAGCAGTGCATTCAGCAGCGGCCAGTCCGACACGGCGTCTGAGCCATCTTTCATCGCCTCGGTCTCGCGGTTGGGCGAGGCGACCGAGCCGCTGTCGAGATGGTCCCGTCCGATCACCACCGGGGCCTTCAACTCGCCATTGCGCACCATCTCGTTGAACGCAAGGCCCGCCCGGTGCCGCTCTCCGAGGCCGATCCAGCAGATCCGCGCGGGCAGACCCTGAAAGGCAATACGCTCCTGTGCCATGGCGAGCCATTGATGCAGATGGGTGTCCTCGGGAAAGAGCTCCTTCATCTTGGCGTCGGTCTTGTAGATATCTTCCGGGTCGCCCGACAGAGCACACCAGCGGAACGGCCCCACGCCGCGGCAGAAGAGTGGGCGGATATAGGCCGGCACGAAACCGGGGAAGGCAAAAGCATTTTCCAGCCCCTCCTCCAGCGCCACCTGCCGGATGTTGTTGCCGTAATCCAGCGTCGGTACGCCTGCGTTCCAGAAATCGACCATCGCCTTCACATGCACTTTCATGCTTGCGCGGGCCGCTTTCTCCACCGCCTTCGGATCGCTCTCCTGTTTGGCGCGCCATTCGGCCACGGACCAGCCTTGCGGCAGATAGCCATGCACCGGGTCATGGGCGCTTGTCTGGTCGGTCACGATGTCCGGGTGCACGCCGCGTTCCACGAGTTCCGCAAACACATCCGCCGCGTTGCCGATCAGGCCCACTGACTTTGCCTCGCCCGCCTTTGTCCAGCGGTCGATCATCTCAAGCGCCTCATCGAGCGTATGTGCTTTCTCGTCCAGATACCGTGTGCGAATGCGGAAATCGACGCGCGTCTCATCGCATTCCACCGCAAGACAGCACGCACCGGCAAAGACCGCGGCCAGAGGCTGTGCGCCGCCCATACCACCCAGGCCGCCGGTCAGGATCCACCGGCCCGTGAGGTTGCCATCGTAATGCTGCCGCCCGGCCTCGGCAAAGGTCTCGTAAGTGCCCTGCACGATCCCCTGCGTGCCGATGTAAATCCAGCTTCCGGCCGTCATCTGGCCATACATCATCAGCCCTTTCTTATCGAGCTCGCTGAAATGGTCCCAATTGGCCCAGTGGGGCACGATGTTGGAGTTGGCGATCAGCACCCTTGGTGCATCCTTGTGGGTCTGGAAAACCCCCACAGGCTTACCCGACTGCACCAGCAGCGTCTGGTCCTCGTCCAACCCCTTCAGCGTGGCGACGATCCGGTCGAAATCTTCCCAGGTCCGTGCCGCGCGGCCGATCCCGCCATAGACGACCAACTCATGCGGGTTCTCGGCCACGTCCGGGTGCAGGTTGTTCATCAGCATGCGCATCGGCGCTTCTGTGGTCCAATGCTTCGCGGTGATCTCGGCCCCGGTATCGGGATAGATGTCGCGGGTATTGTGACGCGGATTGGTCATTGCATATCTCCTTAATGGGCGAGCAGATGCCCGGCGATGATGTTGCGTTGAATCTCGGAAGATCCTTCGTAAATGCGCATGATCCTGAGGTCGCGGGTGATCCGCTCGATCGGGAAATCTCTTGTGTAGCCATAGCCGCCATGAATCTGCAGCGCCGTATCGGCCACCATATCGGCCACTTCTGAGGCCTTCAGCTTGGCCATGGCCGCAGCTTTGGAAAAGCGGTGACCAAGGCTGCGCTGGCGTGCTGCGTCCAGCGCCATGAGCCGTGCGGCCTGCAGCTCAAGCGCCATGTCGGCGAGCATCCAGCGAATGCCCTGTTTGTCGCTGAGCGCCTCACCGCCGATAACGCGTTCCTTGGCATAGTCCTTTGCTGCATCGAGCGCGGCCTGTGCCATTCCGATACATTGCGCCGCCACTTCCACGCGGCCATTGTCGAGCACCTGCATCGCGGTTTTGAAACCCTGACCCGCCTCGCCGACAAGAGCGGTGTCGGGCAGGTGGCAGTCGAGCGAAAGCGAGAAGACATGCCCGCCCTTCAACCCCATCGTCCGTTCGGGCGGCCCGGCTTCGAAGCCCGGTGTGCCTTTGGGCAGGAGGAACGCGCTGATGCCGCGGTGCCGTGCATCCGGGTCGGTGACGGCAAAGACCACGATGAAATCCGCGACACCGCCATTCGAGATAAAGCACTTGTTGCCTTTGAGGTGCCAGCCGTCCCCGGACCTTACGGCCCGTGTCCGCATATCGGCCGGATCGCTGCCCGCCGTCGGCTCGGTCAGGGCAAAGGCACCCAACATATGGCTTGTCGCAGCCTTGGGCAGCCACTCGGCTTTCTGCGTATCTGTTCCGCCAATGAGGATCGCATCCGTGGCAAGGTAGTGCGCCGTCAAGGCCGATGCGGTCGAGCCGCAACCTCCCGCCACGATCTCGACCGCGCGCAGGAGCGCCAACGCAGACACGCCAGAGCCGCCATGCTCCTCGGGCAGGTTCGCGCCCAGCATCCCGGCCTCGGCCAGGGTGGCCAGCTGTTCGTGCACGAAGGCCGCACTTTCATCGGTCTCCGCCGCCCTGGGCGCGATCCGTTCCTTCACGATCCGCTCCAGAACGTCGCAGAACAGACGCTCTTCCTCGCTCAGCATGTGCCAAATGTCGCTCATGCGATCACACCCTTTTCCTTTAGCTCTGCGAACCGCTCCGCATCCACCCCACAGAACTCGGCAAGCACTTGCGCCTGATCCGCGGCCAACCCCGGAGCCGCGCGCGTCGCCAGCGGTTTCTCTCCGTCGAACCAGACAGGTTGCCCGACAACCGGGCGCTCACCTTGCTGAACGAGGTTGCGGGCCGTCGCATGAGGGCTGGTGCTGGCCTGCGCGATGTCCCAGATAGGCGCGCTGGGAAGTCCGGCTTCGGCCAGCGCCACCATTGCCGCCTCGGTGCTCTGGTTGCGGCTCCAGGCCTCGATCATGGCCTTCAGCTTAGGCTCGTTCTGCGTACGCGCCTCGTCGGTTGCATATCGCGCATCCTCGGGCAGTTCCGGCTGTCCGATGAGCTGCGCAAGCCGGGCAAATTGTGCCGGTGTCAGCACGGCGATCACGACTTGTCCGTCCTGCGTGGCAAAACAGCCAAACGGTGTGGAAAGCGGGTGGCGGTTGCCCACGCGCGCCGGCAATGTGCCGCCATAGAAATGCAAGGCATGGCTGGTGGTCAGCAACGAATAGAGCGCATCATACATGGACACATCGAGCACGGTGCCCTGTCCCGTGCGACCGCGCTGCACCAGCGCCGCGAGGATCGACCAGCTGCCAAAGAGCCCGCCCAAAAGGTCGGCCACCGACTCGCCCGTCTTGAGCGGTGCGCCACCATCCTCGCCCGTCGCCGCCATAAGTCCCGACATGGCCTGCACCACCAGATCATAGGCAGGCAAATCGCGAAACGGCCCTGTCTGGCCAAACCCGGAGATCCGCGCATAGATCAACCCCGGATTGGCCTCGCGCAGAATCTCCGGGCCCAGCCCGATCTTCTCGGCGACGCCGGGCCGGAAATTCTCGACCAGCACGTCACATTTACCGGCGATCTCGCGCGCAAGAGACAGCCCTTCGGAATCTTTCAGGTTCAGCGCGATGCTGTGCTTGCCCCGGTTGTTGAGATGAAAGAGCGCGCTTTCACCATCGAGAAAGGGCCCGATATGGCGATAGTCGTCGCCCCGCGCAGGCTCCAGCTTGATCACCTGGGCGCCAAGGTCAGCCAGCAGCGCAGTGCAATAGGGCCCGGCAAGCACTCGCGTGAGGTCAAGCACCCTGATCCCGTCCAGTGGTTTCATGTCGATTGCGCCCGCGCCCAGGCGTCAAGCCCTGCCAATATGTCCTTGAGATGCACCCTGAGCCTATCTGCGCGATCGTGGAGATATGGCCAGGGCGGGGCCTCGTCCATGTAGGTTGATTGCGCCAATTCCATCTGGATCGCGTGCCATCCGTCGTCCGGCCGCCCGTAATGCCGCGTGGTCCACCCGCCCCTGAACCGGCCATTGGT
This window harbors:
- a CDS encoding ornithine cyclodeaminase family protein, producing MSQPPTNTPPVYLDYLNRFDVEALHLTDAEILSAVEDGLRMQGAGDTSIEPRMHIRPRAGVEGHFNVLRGWIGGEIDSAGTKVVGDFVDNYTQDRPSEYGLLTLFDPRMGAPKAIVDATGITEMRTGAVTALGAKYLAPDKPKVLGHIGARGTAYWNVRLLCHLFDFDEVRVHSRRPESREAFAAQLEADLGRKIIVTDNWQSCLEGADIMVEASRLSQPTPLFKTEWIKPGALVIPYGTMSAVELNLTDIMAKVVMDDWGQARGIFGALREHVDQGKLTAETLHAELGEIVAGKKPGRESAEETILFWHRGLSLSDIALGHMMLEKARRLGVGQRLRFW
- a CDS encoding TRAP transporter large permease, with the protein product MAEYLDLLMFAALMGAILLGFPVSFAIAGTAIAFAYLGWATGAMQIGLLGALGQRVFGVLTNDVLIAIPLFVTMGVILERSHIAEDLLDTMGRLFGQLRGGLGISVILVGALLAASTGIVGATVIAMGLIALPTMLRTDYDPRLASGLVCTAGTLGQIIPPSTLLIILSDVMSSAYQQAQYEQGKFSVETISVGQIFAGALIPGLTLVAIYILYVLGRGLVRPQDMPPAPTPEGRPHWAEVAGAIVPPVVLIIAVLGAILGGIATPTEAASVGAIGAILMAGARQGVNKKLILAGAAALLVLAVAAGLAPVRLQRSDAGAGALALGLLYGALALLGFTAILASLRKLHTEKILASAVTTTMTVSSMIFATILMASVFSLVFVGLGGEDRVAHILEQMPGGATGALIFSMALIFVLGFFLDFVEITVILLPLLAPILILMGHDPVWLAILIAINLQTSFLTPPFGFSLFYLRGAAPDSVTTGMIYRGVAPFIVLQILGIATIWAVPALATWLPSVVF
- a CDS encoding TRAP transporter small permease subunit, which produces MERLADHLDTINRMVGRIVRWLAIAMVLVQFGIVVLRYVYGISFIALNESVLYMHATLFMLGAGYTLLVDDHVRVDIFQAKASPRGQARIDVFGHIVLLIPSMLALLYWSFPSVRNAWAIYEGAISVGGIPAVFLLKTLIPAFCILLLIQSLACLMRNIVRLRT
- a CDS encoding TRAP transporter substrate-binding protein, with the protein product MKRRDFIKAGAIGTAGAALASPAIAQDITQWTMVTAWPKNLPGPGVAAQTLADRITTLSGGRLEVKLHAAGEIVPGRGVFDAVSEGTAHLYHAVPAYWGSKSKGILLFGSQPFGLRADEQVGWMVQGGGQALYDEMYGRFGIKPFLCGNSGPQWFGWFRDEINSVDDLKGMKYRSTGLASEMCAEIGMAVQAMSGPAMFQALQSGALDAGEFIGPWTDSALGYHQIAKNYYWPGIGEPSSAEECGVNAAAYDALSDDLKLVVATACSSLYNDVWTEYETKHARALEKLVAEEGVMVRELPESIVMEMGKAADTVIGKLRDDEDELVQRIAESFVAYRESIGRYMVYADNGQMNARAKVLGY
- a CDS encoding flavin reductase family protein — its product is MEYAPGHEPCPLPFSPFKSCTVPRPIGWLSTISKDGVHNLAPYSQWQNLTYDPPMVMFAANQHADGRRKDTVVNAEETGWFVWNMATWDLREAVNISAMAVTSDVDEFERAGVTKAACTEAPGAYVAESPAQFECRHIATHRLPEDTPGGFVDVVYGRVERIRVDDAMIQPDGKMDIAKIQPIARMGYYDYTVVREVFEMRIPGASQAEADGLEGKS
- the hutU gene encoding urocanate hydratase; this encodes MTNPRHNTRDIYPDTGAEITAKHWTTEAPMRMLMNNLHPDVAENPHELVVYGGIGRAARTWEDFDRIVATLKGLDEDQTLLVQSGKPVGVFQTHKDAPRVLIANSNIVPHWANWDHFSELDKKGLMMYGQMTAGSWIYIGTQGIVQGTYETFAEAGRQHYDGNLTGRWILTGGLGGMGGAQPLAAVFAGACCLAVECDETRVDFRIRTRYLDEKAHTLDEALEMIDRWTKAGEAKSVGLIGNAADVFAELVERGVHPDIVTDQTSAHDPVHGYLPQGWSVAEWRAKQESDPKAVEKAARASMKVHVKAMVDFWNAGVPTLDYGNNIRQVALEEGLENAFAFPGFVPAYIRPLFCRGVGPFRWCALSGDPEDIYKTDAKMKELFPEDTHLHQWLAMAQERIAFQGLPARICWIGLGERHRAGLAFNEMVRNGELKAPVVIGRDHLDSGSVASPNRETEAMKDGSDAVSDWPLLNALLNTASGATWVSLHHGGGVGMGFSQHSGMVICCDGSEDADRRLERVLWNDPATGVMRHADAGYDIAIDCAREHGLNLPGILG
- a CDS encoding acyl-CoA dehydrogenase family protein, which gives rise to MSDIWHMLSEEERLFCDVLERIVKERIAPRAAETDESAAFVHEQLATLAEAGMLGANLPEEHGGSGVSALALLRAVEIVAGGCGSTASALTAHYLATDAILIGGTDTQKAEWLPKAATSHMLGAFALTEPTAGSDPADMRTRAVRSGDGWHLKGNKCFISNGGVADFIVVFAVTDPDARHRGISAFLLPKGTPGFEAGPPERTMGLKGGHVFSLSLDCHLPDTALVGEAGQGFKTAMQVLDNGRVEVAAQCIGMAQAALDAAKDYAKERVIGGEALSDKQGIRWMLADMALELQAARLMALDAARQRSLGHRFSKAAAMAKLKASEVADMVADTALQIHGGYGYTRDFPIERITRDLRIMRIYEGSSEIQRNIIAGHLLAH
- a CDS encoding CaiB/BaiF CoA transferase family protein, with the protein product MKPLDGIRVLDLTRVLAGPYCTALLADLGAQVIKLEPARGDDYRHIGPFLDGESALFHLNNRGKHSIALNLKDSEGLSLAREIAGKCDVLVENFRPGVAEKIGLGPEILREANPGLIYARISGFGQTGPFRDLPAYDLVVQAMSGLMAATGEDGGAPLKTGESVADLLGGLFGSWSILAALVQRGRTGQGTVLDVSMYDALYSLLTTSHALHFYGGTLPARVGNRHPLSTPFGCFATQDGQVVIAVLTPAQFARLAQLIGQPELPEDARYATDEARTQNEPKLKAMIEAWSRNQSTEAAMVALAEAGLPSAPIWDIAQASTSPHATARNLVQQGERPVVGQPVWFDGEKPLATRAAPGLAADQAQVLAEFCGVDAERFAELKEKGVIA